The following proteins come from a genomic window of Pleuronectes platessa chromosome 2, fPlePla1.1, whole genome shotgun sequence:
- the srpk1b gene encoding SRSF protein kinase 1b isoform X2 — protein MQARKKRTKPRKPGKKPEPHGRGGGSQPGQADSPLPEQDEEILGSDDDEQEDPNDYCRGGYHHVKIGDLFNGRYHVIRKLGWGHFSTVWLAWDIQEKRFVAMKVVKSAEHYTETALDEIKLLKSVRNTDPNDPNREKVVQLLDDFKISGMNGTHVCMVFEVLGYHLLKWIIKSNYQGLPQPCVKSIIQQVLQGLDYLHTKCKIIHTDIKPENILLTVNEPYIKKMAAEATQWQKSGAAPPSGSAVSTAPPPKPMAKMSKNKKKKMKKKQKKQAELLEKRIQEMEGGDTLEGCEDEDDEETTTETTEDTTSLATLSMSTTLQDITNHAITGERPDPVSHSEDTSPDQPPPQISEGNEQKQGLAESENKMDVNYNGIASKPEGEASPESQVHETEQSTEEKEDQENANQTENDTEANDTLSNKEEHQTCNGSPEDPDTDLQQVPASLSPDSVTIEIKEGEKEEKREEEMDTQGEKKREEDENSQNGASGSMLVNPLEPINADKVQVKIADLGNACWVNKHFTDDIQTRQYRSLEVLMGAGYSTPADIWSTACMAFELATGDYLFEPHSGEDYSRDEDHIALIIELLGKVPRKLILAGKYSKEFFTKKGDLRHITKLKPWGLLDVLVEKYEWTKEEAHSFSTFLLPMLDLVSERRATAAQCLSHPWLSS, from the exons aCCAGAGCCTCATGGTCGTGGTGGCGGCTCTCAGCCGGGTCAGGCCGACTCTCCCCTCCCAGAGCAGGACGAGGAGATCCTGGGCTCTGATGACGACGAGCAGGAGGACCCCAATGACTACTGCAGGG GTGGATATCACCATGTGAAAATCGGAGATCTCTTCAACGGGAGATACCATGTGATCCGTAAGCTGGGCTGGGGCCACTTCTCCACGGTTTGGCTGGCCTGGGACATCCA ggaGAAGCGTTTTGTGGCCATGAAGGTTGTAAAAAGTGCAGAGCATTACACAGAGACCGCTCTGGATGAGATCAAGCTGCTCAAATCT gtaAGGAACACGGATCCCAACGACccaaacagagagaaagtggtGCAGCTTCTAGATGACTTCAAGATTTCGGGCATGAATGGAACTC ATGTGTGCATGGTATTTGAGGTGCTGGGATATCACCTTCTGAAGTGGatcatcaaatcaaattatcaaGGCCTGCCCCAGCCCTGTGTCAAAAGCATCATTCAACAG GTTCTGCAGGGTTTAGACTACCTCCACACCAAGTGTAAGATCATCCACACGGATATCAAACCAGAGAACATCCTGCTGACTGTCAACGAGCCCTACATCAAGAAAATGGCTGCTGAAGCTACACAGTGGCAGAAGAGCGGCGCCGCACCTCCCTCGGGTTCTGCAG TGAGTACAGCCCCACCACCCAAACCA ATGGCCAAAATGTCaaagaacaaaaagaagaagatgaagaagaagcaaaAGAAGCAGGCAGAGCTGCTTGAGAAAAGGATccaggagatggagggaggagataCACTTGAAGGCTGTGAAGACGAAGATGACGAAGAGACGACGACAGAAACCACAGAGGATACGACTTCCTTGGCCACCTTGTCCATGTCTACCACGCTGCAAGACATCACTAACCACGCCATCACAGGTGAACGACCAGATCCCGTTTCCCATTCAGAAG ACACGTCTCCCGACCAGCCGCCCCCACAGATATCAGAAGGAAACGAACAAAAACAGGGTTTGGCCGAGAGCGAGAACAAGATGGACGTGAACTACAACGGCATCGCTTCCAAACCGGAGGGTGAGGCCAGCCCGGAGAGCCAGGTTCATGAGACTGAGCAGtcaacagaggagaaggaggaccaAGAGAATGCAAACCAAACAGAAAACGACACAGAGGCCAACGACACATTAAGCAACAAAGAAGAGCATCAGACCTGCAACGGTTCACCTGAGGACCCGGACACAGACCTACAGCAGGTCCCCGCCTCCCTCAGCCCAGACTCTGTCACAATAGAGAtaaaggaaggagagaaagaggagaagcgaGAGGAAGAAATGGACACTcaaggggagaaaaaaagggaagaagacGAGAACAGTCAGAACG GAGCATCAGGCAGTATGCTAGTAAACCCCCTTGAGCCCATCAATGCAGACAAGGTGCAGGTTAAGATCGCTGACCTTGGTAACGCCTGCTGGGTG AACAAACATTTCACAGACGACATCCAGACGAGACAGTATCGCTCTCTGGAGGTGCTGATGGGAGCCGGCTATAGCACGCCAGCTGACATCTGGAGCACAGCCTGCATG GCTTTTGAACTTGCCACTGGAGATTATCTGTTTGAACCCCACTCAGGAGAAGACTACTCTAGAGATGAAG ATCACATAGCCCTGATCATCGAGCTGCTCGGTAAAGTTCCCCGGAAACTGATCTTGGCAGGAAAATACTCCAAGGAGTTCTTCACAAAGAAAG GTGACCTGCGTCACATTACCAAGCTGAAGCCGTGGGGTCTGCTGGACGTCTTGGTAGAAAAGTACGAGTGGACGAAGGAGGAGGCGCACTCGTTCAGCACCTTCCTCCTGCCCATGCTGGACCTGGTGTCTGAAAGGAGAGCCACAGCGGCCCAGTGTCTCTCCCACCCATGGCTTTCATCCTAG
- the srpk1b gene encoding SRSF protein kinase 1b isoform X3 produces MERKVLAMQARKKRTKPRKPGKKPEPHGRGGGSQPGQADSPLPEQDEEILGSDDDEQEDPNDYCRGGYHHVKIGDLFNGRYHVIRKLGWGHFSTVWLAWDIQEKRFVAMKVVKSAEHYTETALDEIKLLKSVRNTDPNDPNREKVVQLLDDFKISGMNGTHVCMVFEVLGYHLLKWIIKSNYQGLPQPCVKSIIQQVLQGLDYLHTKCKIIHTDIKPENILLTVNEPYIKKMAAEATQWQKSGAAPPSGSAVSTAPPPKPMAKMSKNKKKKMKKKQKKQAELLEKRIQEMEGGDTLEGCEDEDDEETTTETTEDTTSLATLSMSTTLQDITNHAITDTSPDQPPPQISEGNEQKQGLAESENKMDVNYNGIASKPEGEASPESQVHETEQSTEEKEDQENANQTENDTEANDTLSNKEEHQTCNGSPEDPDTDLQQVPASLSPDSVTIEIKEGEKEEKREEEMDTQGEKKREEDENSQNGASGSMLVNPLEPINADKVQVKIADLGNACWVNKHFTDDIQTRQYRSLEVLMGAGYSTPADIWSTACMAFELATGDYLFEPHSGEDYSRDEDHIALIIELLGKVPRKLILAGKYSKEFFTKKGDLRHITKLKPWGLLDVLVEKYEWTKEEAHSFSTFLLPMLDLVSERRATAAQCLSHPWLSS; encoded by the exons aCCAGAGCCTCATGGTCGTGGTGGCGGCTCTCAGCCGGGTCAGGCCGACTCTCCCCTCCCAGAGCAGGACGAGGAGATCCTGGGCTCTGATGACGACGAGCAGGAGGACCCCAATGACTACTGCAGGG GTGGATATCACCATGTGAAAATCGGAGATCTCTTCAACGGGAGATACCATGTGATCCGTAAGCTGGGCTGGGGCCACTTCTCCACGGTTTGGCTGGCCTGGGACATCCA ggaGAAGCGTTTTGTGGCCATGAAGGTTGTAAAAAGTGCAGAGCATTACACAGAGACCGCTCTGGATGAGATCAAGCTGCTCAAATCT gtaAGGAACACGGATCCCAACGACccaaacagagagaaagtggtGCAGCTTCTAGATGACTTCAAGATTTCGGGCATGAATGGAACTC ATGTGTGCATGGTATTTGAGGTGCTGGGATATCACCTTCTGAAGTGGatcatcaaatcaaattatcaaGGCCTGCCCCAGCCCTGTGTCAAAAGCATCATTCAACAG GTTCTGCAGGGTTTAGACTACCTCCACACCAAGTGTAAGATCATCCACACGGATATCAAACCAGAGAACATCCTGCTGACTGTCAACGAGCCCTACATCAAGAAAATGGCTGCTGAAGCTACACAGTGGCAGAAGAGCGGCGCCGCACCTCCCTCGGGTTCTGCAG TGAGTACAGCCCCACCACCCAAACCA ATGGCCAAAATGTCaaagaacaaaaagaagaagatgaagaagaagcaaaAGAAGCAGGCAGAGCTGCTTGAGAAAAGGATccaggagatggagggaggagataCACTTGAAGGCTGTGAAGACGAAGATGACGAAGAGACGACGACAGAAACCACAGAGGATACGACTTCCTTGGCCACCTTGTCCATGTCTACCACGCTGCAAGACATCACTAACCACGCCATCACAG ACACGTCTCCCGACCAGCCGCCCCCACAGATATCAGAAGGAAACGAACAAAAACAGGGTTTGGCCGAGAGCGAGAACAAGATGGACGTGAACTACAACGGCATCGCTTCCAAACCGGAGGGTGAGGCCAGCCCGGAGAGCCAGGTTCATGAGACTGAGCAGtcaacagaggagaaggaggaccaAGAGAATGCAAACCAAACAGAAAACGACACAGAGGCCAACGACACATTAAGCAACAAAGAAGAGCATCAGACCTGCAACGGTTCACCTGAGGACCCGGACACAGACCTACAGCAGGTCCCCGCCTCCCTCAGCCCAGACTCTGTCACAATAGAGAtaaaggaaggagagaaagaggagaagcgaGAGGAAGAAATGGACACTcaaggggagaaaaaaagggaagaagacGAGAACAGTCAGAACG GAGCATCAGGCAGTATGCTAGTAAACCCCCTTGAGCCCATCAATGCAGACAAGGTGCAGGTTAAGATCGCTGACCTTGGTAACGCCTGCTGGGTG AACAAACATTTCACAGACGACATCCAGACGAGACAGTATCGCTCTCTGGAGGTGCTGATGGGAGCCGGCTATAGCACGCCAGCTGACATCTGGAGCACAGCCTGCATG GCTTTTGAACTTGCCACTGGAGATTATCTGTTTGAACCCCACTCAGGAGAAGACTACTCTAGAGATGAAG ATCACATAGCCCTGATCATCGAGCTGCTCGGTAAAGTTCCCCGGAAACTGATCTTGGCAGGAAAATACTCCAAGGAGTTCTTCACAAAGAAAG GTGACCTGCGTCACATTACCAAGCTGAAGCCGTGGGGTCTGCTGGACGTCTTGGTAGAAAAGTACGAGTGGACGAAGGAGGAGGCGCACTCGTTCAGCACCTTCCTCCTGCCCATGCTGGACCTGGTGTCTGAAAGGAGAGCCACAGCGGCCCAGTGTCTCTCCCACCCATGGCTTTCATCCTAG
- the lhfpl5a gene encoding LHFPL tetraspan subfamily member 5 protein has protein sequence MLPAVEAAKIYHTNYVRNSRAMGVLWTVFTITFAVITVVVFIQPYWIGDSVNTPQAGYFGLFHYCIGNALTSELTCKGSALDFGSIPSGAFKTAMFFVGISMLLVVGSIVCFSLFFFCNAGSVYKICAWMQLASSTCMVIGCMIYPDGWDSEAVKRMCGQRTDKYTLGNCTVRWAYILAIISIMDSLVLSFLAFSLGNRQDKLLPEDFQVEGKDNA, from the exons ATGCTTCCCGCAGTGGAGGCGGCCAAGATCTACCACACCAACTACGTGCGTAACTCGCGCGCCATGGGCGTGCTGTGGACGGTGTTCACCATCACTTTCGCCGTCATCACCGTGGTGGTGTTCATCCAGCCGTACTGGATCGGGGACAGCGTGAACACGCCGCAGGCCGGGTACTTCGGCCTCTTCCACTACTGCATCGGGAACGCGCTCACCTCGGAGCTCACGTGCAAAGGGAGCGCGCTGGACTTCGGCTCCATCCCGTCCGGCGCCTTCAAGACGGCCATGTTCTTCGTGGGCATCTccatgctgctggtggtgggCAGCATCGTCTGCTtcagcctcttcttcttctgcaacgCGGGCAGCGTGTACAAGATCTGCGCCTGGATGCAGCTGGCCTCCA gtACATGCATGGTGATTGGATGCATGATCTATCCTGACGGCTGGGACTCGGAGGCGGTGAAGCGAATGTGTGGCCAGCGGACCGACAAATACACCTTGGGCAACTGCACGGTGCGCTGGGCGTACATCCTGgccatcatcagcatcatggACTCGCTGGTCCTCTCCTTCCTGGCCTTCAGCCTGGGCAACAGGCAGGACAAGCTGCTGCCCGAGGACTTCCAGGTGGAGGGGAAAG ATAATGCATAG
- the srpk1b gene encoding SRSF protein kinase 1b isoform X1 — protein sequence MERKVLAMQARKKRTKPRKPGKKPEPHGRGGGSQPGQADSPLPEQDEEILGSDDDEQEDPNDYCRGGYHHVKIGDLFNGRYHVIRKLGWGHFSTVWLAWDIQEKRFVAMKVVKSAEHYTETALDEIKLLKSVRNTDPNDPNREKVVQLLDDFKISGMNGTHVCMVFEVLGYHLLKWIIKSNYQGLPQPCVKSIIQQVLQGLDYLHTKCKIIHTDIKPENILLTVNEPYIKKMAAEATQWQKSGAAPPSGSAVSTAPPPKPMAKMSKNKKKKMKKKQKKQAELLEKRIQEMEGGDTLEGCEDEDDEETTTETTEDTTSLATLSMSTTLQDITNHAITGERPDPVSHSEDTSPDQPPPQISEGNEQKQGLAESENKMDVNYNGIASKPEGEASPESQVHETEQSTEEKEDQENANQTENDTEANDTLSNKEEHQTCNGSPEDPDTDLQQVPASLSPDSVTIEIKEGEKEEKREEEMDTQGEKKREEDENSQNGASGSMLVNPLEPINADKVQVKIADLGNACWVNKHFTDDIQTRQYRSLEVLMGAGYSTPADIWSTACMAFELATGDYLFEPHSGEDYSRDEDHIALIIELLGKVPRKLILAGKYSKEFFTKKGDLRHITKLKPWGLLDVLVEKYEWTKEEAHSFSTFLLPMLDLVSERRATAAQCLSHPWLSS from the exons aCCAGAGCCTCATGGTCGTGGTGGCGGCTCTCAGCCGGGTCAGGCCGACTCTCCCCTCCCAGAGCAGGACGAGGAGATCCTGGGCTCTGATGACGACGAGCAGGAGGACCCCAATGACTACTGCAGGG GTGGATATCACCATGTGAAAATCGGAGATCTCTTCAACGGGAGATACCATGTGATCCGTAAGCTGGGCTGGGGCCACTTCTCCACGGTTTGGCTGGCCTGGGACATCCA ggaGAAGCGTTTTGTGGCCATGAAGGTTGTAAAAAGTGCAGAGCATTACACAGAGACCGCTCTGGATGAGATCAAGCTGCTCAAATCT gtaAGGAACACGGATCCCAACGACccaaacagagagaaagtggtGCAGCTTCTAGATGACTTCAAGATTTCGGGCATGAATGGAACTC ATGTGTGCATGGTATTTGAGGTGCTGGGATATCACCTTCTGAAGTGGatcatcaaatcaaattatcaaGGCCTGCCCCAGCCCTGTGTCAAAAGCATCATTCAACAG GTTCTGCAGGGTTTAGACTACCTCCACACCAAGTGTAAGATCATCCACACGGATATCAAACCAGAGAACATCCTGCTGACTGTCAACGAGCCCTACATCAAGAAAATGGCTGCTGAAGCTACACAGTGGCAGAAGAGCGGCGCCGCACCTCCCTCGGGTTCTGCAG TGAGTACAGCCCCACCACCCAAACCA ATGGCCAAAATGTCaaagaacaaaaagaagaagatgaagaagaagcaaaAGAAGCAGGCAGAGCTGCTTGAGAAAAGGATccaggagatggagggaggagataCACTTGAAGGCTGTGAAGACGAAGATGACGAAGAGACGACGACAGAAACCACAGAGGATACGACTTCCTTGGCCACCTTGTCCATGTCTACCACGCTGCAAGACATCACTAACCACGCCATCACAGGTGAACGACCAGATCCCGTTTCCCATTCAGAAG ACACGTCTCCCGACCAGCCGCCCCCACAGATATCAGAAGGAAACGAACAAAAACAGGGTTTGGCCGAGAGCGAGAACAAGATGGACGTGAACTACAACGGCATCGCTTCCAAACCGGAGGGTGAGGCCAGCCCGGAGAGCCAGGTTCATGAGACTGAGCAGtcaacagaggagaaggaggaccaAGAGAATGCAAACCAAACAGAAAACGACACAGAGGCCAACGACACATTAAGCAACAAAGAAGAGCATCAGACCTGCAACGGTTCACCTGAGGACCCGGACACAGACCTACAGCAGGTCCCCGCCTCCCTCAGCCCAGACTCTGTCACAATAGAGAtaaaggaaggagagaaagaggagaagcgaGAGGAAGAAATGGACACTcaaggggagaaaaaaagggaagaagacGAGAACAGTCAGAACG GAGCATCAGGCAGTATGCTAGTAAACCCCCTTGAGCCCATCAATGCAGACAAGGTGCAGGTTAAGATCGCTGACCTTGGTAACGCCTGCTGGGTG AACAAACATTTCACAGACGACATCCAGACGAGACAGTATCGCTCTCTGGAGGTGCTGATGGGAGCCGGCTATAGCACGCCAGCTGACATCTGGAGCACAGCCTGCATG GCTTTTGAACTTGCCACTGGAGATTATCTGTTTGAACCCCACTCAGGAGAAGACTACTCTAGAGATGAAG ATCACATAGCCCTGATCATCGAGCTGCTCGGTAAAGTTCCCCGGAAACTGATCTTGGCAGGAAAATACTCCAAGGAGTTCTTCACAAAGAAAG GTGACCTGCGTCACATTACCAAGCTGAAGCCGTGGGGTCTGCTGGACGTCTTGGTAGAAAAGTACGAGTGGACGAAGGAGGAGGCGCACTCGTTCAGCACCTTCCTCCTGCCCATGCTGGACCTGGTGTCTGAAAGGAGAGCCACAGCGGCCCAGTGTCTCTCCCACCCATGGCTTTCATCCTAG